CGACCTGCGACCGATGCGCAGCACACATGCGTCGCGGGCACCAGGTCCGTACCAGCGCTGGTGAATGCGGCGTGCGATGGGCGGCACAGGGTTTCCTTGTCGCCGAGGCTCACGAACGATTTGCCGCCGCGATTGCGGGCGGTCATGTGTTCGACGGTGGTGATGAAACCATAGCCACCCGAGCCCGCCAGCAGCATGGCCGCGTTGTTCGGACCGGCGAAGTAGTGCACCGGTTGCGTGCCGCTTTCCAGATCGATCAAGGTGGTGATCGGCTGACCGTCACCGCGTCCGCCCGGCAGTTGCGACACCGCGACCGAGTACACGCGGCCGTTGTTGCCGAAGACGATCAGCGTGTCGACGGTGCGGCATTCAAACGTGCCGTACAGTGTGTCGCCCGACTTGAAGCTGAAGCTGCCGGCCTCGTGGCCGTGGCCGGTGCGTGCGCGTACCCAGCCCTTTTCGGAGATGACAACGGTGACGGGTTCGTCCACCACCTTCACTTCGGCAACAGCCTTCTTTTCTTCCTGAATCAAGGTGCGGCGCGCATCGGCAAACTGCTTGGCGTCGGCTTCGATTTCCTTGATCATCAGGCGGCGCAGCGTGTTCGGGTTCGCCAGAATTTCTTCGAGCTTGCCCTGCTCTTCGCGCAGTTCCTTGAGTTCCTGCTCAATCTTGATCGCCTCGAGTCGCGCCAACTGACGCAGGCGAATTTCGAGGATGTCTTCGGCCTGGCGATCACTCAAATTGAAGCGGGCAATCAACGCAGCCTTGGGCTCGTCGGAAGCACGAATGATCGCAATCACTTCATCAATATGCAGAAGAACCAGTTGACGGCCTTCATAAATATGAATGCGATCCAGCACCTTGTTCAGGCGATGCTGCGAGCGGCGTGCAATCGTGGTCTGGCGGAAGCTGATCCACTCTTCGAGCATCTGGCGCAGCGACTTCTGCACCGGCTTGCCGTCGAGGCCGATCATCGTCAGATTGATCGACGACGAAGACTCCAGACTGGTGTGCGCGAGCAGCGTGGTGATGAGTTCCTGCTGCGGCACCTTGCCGGTCTTGGGCTCGATGACGATGCGCACGGGCGCATCCTTGCTCGACTCGTCGCGCACGCCGTCGAGCAGCGCCAGCATGCTGGCCTTGAGCTGGTTCTGCTCCTGCGTGAGCGCCTTCTTGCCGGTCTTGACCTTGGGGTTGGTGAGTTCCTCGATTTCTTCGAGCACCTTCTGCGTGCTCACGCCGGGCGGCAGTTCGGTGACGATCAACTGCCATTGGCCGCGCGCGAGTTCCTCGATCTTCCAGCGCGCACGCACCTTCATGCTGCCACGACCGCAGCGGTAGGCGTCGTGGATGTCCGAGGTGCTGCTGATGATCTGACCGCCGCCTGGATAGTCGGGACCGGGGATCAGCGCGAACAGTTCTTCGTCGGTGATCTTGGGTGACTTCACGAGCGCGATGCAGGCATCGGCCACTTCACGCAAATTGTGGCTGGGCACTTCCGTCGCCATGCCGACAGCGATGCCGCTGGCACCGTTGAGCAGCGAGAACGGCAGACGCGCGGGCAACTGCCTGGGCTCTTCAAACGAACCGTCATAGTTGGGCATGAAATCCACGGTGCCCATGTCGATTTCATCTAGCAGCAGCGTGGTGATTTTTGCCAAGCGCGCTTCGGTGTAACGCATCGCCGCAGCGCCGTCGCCGTCGCGGCTGCCGAAGTTGCCCTGACCGTCGATCAACGGATAGCGCTGACTGAAATCCTGCGACAGACGCACCAGCGCGTCGTAGGCGGACTGGTCGCCGTGCGGGTGGTATTTGCCGAGCACGTCTCCGACCACGCGCGCGCTTTTCACGGGCTTGGCAGGTACGTTGCGCGTGGGGCCGCTGAAGCCGAGGCCCATGCGGTCCATCGCGAAAAGAATGCGGCGCTGCACGGGCTTCAAGCCATCGGTGACATCGGGCAGCGCGCGGCCCTTCACAACGGAGAGTGCGTATTCCAGATACGCCTGTTGCGCGTACTGCGCCAGCTCCAGACCATCACCACCATCGGGCGGGTTGGTCGAAAATTCAAGTGTGGATTGATCGCTCATTCGTTCGCAGACAAGTCTTGCAATGTGGCGCGCGATGCGGTGCGAACAGCCGAACTGTTGTCGCCGCCGACCGCGCCAAGAGGGGATGAGAAAGTGGAAGTGTCAGGTGCGGAAGGCGTGGTCGCGCCATCCGTGTGCGCCGCAGGAATTTCCATGCGGATGCGGCCCGTGACGGGTTGCTGCGGCTGCTGCTGAGTCTGGTACGCACGGTGCGCACGCAACGACTCGGGCGGCTTGAGCATCGCGTACAGGCCCAGCACGCTCTTCACATAATTTTGGGTTTCGCGGTACGACGGAATCTGGTTGCCAGCGCGCTGCACCGAGCCCTCGCCCGCGTTGTAGGCGGCCAGCGCCAGATCCTTGCGGCCGTCGAACATCTTCAGCAGATAACGCAGATAGTTCGCGCCCGCGCCCAGGTTGGTGACAGGGTCTTCGAGCTTCTGCGCCACGCTGCGTTTCTTGTCAGCCGACACGCCAAAACGCGACGCGGTTGCGGGCATCAACTGCATCAGGCCGACAGCGCCCTTGGGCGAGATGGCCTGCGCGTCGAAACCGGATTCGGTGGCGATCACTGCCTTGAGCAGTTCGTACTCAAGCCCGGAATTCTCGGCCGCGCTGCGGATGTGCGTGCGAACACGCTTGTAGCCGGGCGAGATGTCGATGAACGCCAGCTTGCGCGCACCTGCGGCATCACGCGCGGAATCGAGCGAGTAGTCGGCCGGTGCGTTGGTGTTGGAGTTGGTGTCTGGTGCACCGTCGCGCGTCGAATCGAACTGATCGCCACGGAAAAAAAGCGAGTAGTTCGCGTCGATCTTCTCGGCCGCAAAATGCGTCACGCCGCGCGAATCGACATAGGCCCACAGATCGGCATGCGCCGACTGCTGCGCCGCGAAGAAGCACAGCAACGCCGTAACCGCAGGCATGCGCCAGCGCTTGGCTGTTGGTGTGTGGATTCGCGGCGTGAACATGGCTTGATGGCTTAGATGTCCACCTCGACTTCGTCGCCGTGCACTTCCATGAGTTCACGGCGCGCAGCGGCCTCGCCTTTGCCCATGAGCTTGGTCATCAGGACCTCGGTGGCGGGCTGATCGACGTTGCCCACACGCACCGGCAGCAGGCGGCGGGTGTCGGGGTTGAGCGTGGTTTCCCAGAGCTGCTCGGCGTTCATTTCGCCCAGACCCTTGAAGCGGCTGATCTGACATTTCTCGCGTGGCACGCCATCCTTGACGGCCTTGTCGAGGATCGACTCGAGTTCGGCCTGATCGAGCGCGTACACCTTGGCTGCAGGCTTTTTGCCGCGCGCGGGAATGTCGACGCGGAACAGCGGTGGACGCGCCACGTAGATGTTTCCGGCATCGATGAGCTTGGGGAAGTGGCGGAAAAACAGCGTGAGCAGCAGCACCTGGATGTGCGAGCCGTCCACGTCGGCATCCGACAGAATGCAGATCTTGCCGTAGCGCAGACCGGAGAGGTCTGGCGTGTCGTTCGGGCCATGCGGATCGACGCCTATGGCAACCGAGATGTCGTGCACTTCGGTGTTCGCAAACAGGCGGTCGCGCTCGACTTCCCAGGTGTTCAGCACCTTGCCGCGCAGGGGCAGCACGGCCTGATTTTCCTTGTCGCGGCCCATCTTGGCGCTGCCGCCGGCGGAGTCGCCCTCGACCAGGAACACTTCGTTGTAGGCGATGTCGCGGCTTTCGCAATCGGTGAGCTTGCCGGGCAGCACGGCCACGCCGGAGCCCTTTCGCTTCTCGACCTTC
This genomic stretch from Diaphorobacter sp. HDW4B harbors:
- a CDS encoding lytic transglycosylase domain-containing protein: MFTPRIHTPTAKRWRMPAVTALLCFFAAQQSAHADLWAYVDSRGVTHFAAEKIDANYSLFFRGDQFDSTRDGAPDTNSNTNAPADYSLDSARDAAGARKLAFIDISPGYKRVRTHIRSAAENSGLEYELLKAVIATESGFDAQAISPKGAVGLMQLMPATASRFGVSADKKRSVAQKLEDPVTNLGAGANYLRYLLKMFDGRKDLALAAYNAGEGSVQRAGNQIPSYRETQNYVKSVLGLYAMLKPPESLRAHRAYQTQQQPQQPVTGRIRMEIPAAHTDGATTPSAPDTSTFSSPLGAVGGDNSSAVRTASRATLQDLSANE
- the parC gene encoding DNA topoisomerase IV subunit A, with the protein product MSDQSTLEFSTNPPDGGDGLELAQYAQQAYLEYALSVVKGRALPDVTDGLKPVQRRILFAMDRMGLGFSGPTRNVPAKPVKSARVVGDVLGKYHPHGDQSAYDALVRLSQDFSQRYPLIDGQGNFGSRDGDGAAAMRYTEARLAKITTLLLDEIDMGTVDFMPNYDGSFEEPRQLPARLPFSLLNGASGIAVGMATEVPSHNLREVADACIALVKSPKITDEELFALIPGPDYPGGGQIISSTSDIHDAYRCGRGSMKVRARWKIEELARGQWQLIVTELPPGVSTQKVLEEIEELTNPKVKTGKKALTQEQNQLKASMLALLDGVRDESSKDAPVRIVIEPKTGKVPQQELITTLLAHTSLESSSSINLTMIGLDGKPVQKSLRQMLEEWISFRQTTIARRSQHRLNKVLDRIHIYEGRQLVLLHIDEVIAIIRASDEPKAALIARFNLSDRQAEDILEIRLRQLARLEAIKIEQELKELREEQGKLEEILANPNTLRRLMIKEIEADAKQFADARRTLIQEEKKAVAEVKVVDEPVTVVISEKGWVRARTGHGHEAGSFSFKSGDTLYGTFECRTVDTLIVFGNNGRVYSVAVSQLPGGRGDGQPITTLIDLESGTQPVHYFAGPNNAAMLLAGSGGYGFITTVEHMTARNRGGKSFVSLGDKETLCRPSHAAFTSAGTDLVPATHVCCASVAGRILTFEIAELKMMEKGGRGLMLIDLDDKDQLAGAAAYTRSVRFTGIGRGGKDREETLEIRSLNNARAARGRKGKAGDFGFKIADVIRVE